The following are encoded in a window of uncultured Sphaerochaeta sp. genomic DNA:
- a CDS encoding zincin-like metallopeptidase domain-containing protein — translation MKKTSKPKQTVYEIVTQRMIDYIEQYQELPWMKPWATVESPQKNFVSMKPYNGINALLTGMSGFSSPFWMTFKQVKAKGGNVKKGAKATPVLYWSTFEKKVEDEEDEEKLKKLGFHRMYFIFNADQIEGIEFPEFELPKYDFNPIDEAERIIENMPNRPEISRNGTAAYYTPMLDTVTVPKPELFEIPETFYSTLFHELAHSTGHPSRLNRFKEEGDNHQFGGQSYSKEELVAEMSSAFILNTLGINTKKSDYNSAGYLKAWLRKLKDDPKMVVTAASKAGKAANYIMGKEA, via the coding sequence ATGAAGAAGACGAGTAAACCCAAACAGACCGTATACGAGATTGTGACCCAGAGGATGATTGACTACATCGAGCAATACCAGGAGTTGCCTTGGATGAAGCCTTGGGCAACCGTGGAGTCCCCACAGAAGAACTTTGTGAGCATGAAGCCATACAACGGTATCAATGCGCTCCTGACAGGCATGAGTGGCTTCTCCAGCCCTTTCTGGATGACATTCAAGCAGGTAAAGGCTAAGGGTGGCAATGTCAAGAAAGGTGCGAAGGCGACCCCTGTACTGTATTGGTCAACATTCGAAAAGAAGGTCGAGGATGAAGAGGATGAGGAGAAGCTGAAAAAGCTTGGGTTCCATCGTATGTATTTCATCTTCAATGCAGACCAGATTGAGGGTATAGAATTCCCCGAATTCGAGCTACCAAAGTATGACTTCAACCCTATCGATGAGGCTGAACGGATCATTGAGAACATGCCGAACAGACCGGAAATCAGCAGAAATGGGACTGCAGCGTATTACACACCAATGTTGGATACTGTTACTGTACCGAAGCCGGAACTCTTTGAAATACCGGAGACCTTTTACAGTACCTTGTTTCACGAATTGGCACACAGTACAGGCCACCCAAGCAGATTAAATCGCTTCAAGGAAGAGGGTGACAATCATCAGTTTGGTGGTCAGTCCTACAGCAAGGAGGAACTGGTAGCGGAAATGTCCTCAGCGTTCATCCTGAATACGTTGGGAATCAACACAAAGAAGAGTGATTACAACTCAGCAGGGTATCTGAAGGCATGGTTGAGAAAGCTTAAAGACGACCCAAAAATGGTAGTAACAGCCGCAAGTAAAGCAGGAAAAGCGGCAAATTATATTATGGGCAAGGAGGCCTAA
- a CDS encoding JAB domain-containing protein: MRSDIVKRYEKMRKQDLIEVLVNLSVKERFSISVPKDSLGELRRCLTPSEIIEKEHFIVLTLNGANKTIDSHIISSGLVNKTLVHPREVFRPAILDNATSIIIAHNHPSGNTTPSPEDMGITQRICQAGDLIGIRVLDHIIFTNEGHLSMMENNMLGGEINERILL, translated from the coding sequence ATGAGAAGCGATATTGTAAAACGTTACGAGAAAATGAGAAAGCAGGACTTGATTGAGGTGTTGGTAAATCTTTCAGTAAAAGAGAGATTCTCAATTTCGGTTCCGAAAGACAGTCTTGGGGAGTTGAGGAGGTGTCTTACACCATCGGAGATTATCGAGAAAGAACATTTCATTGTCCTCACGTTGAATGGTGCTAATAAAACCATTGACAGTCACATCATTTCAAGCGGACTGGTGAACAAGACCCTGGTTCATCCGAGGGAGGTTTTCCGACCAGCAATACTAGACAATGCTACGTCAATCATCATTGCTCACAACCACCCCAGTGGCAATACCACACCAAGCCCTGAGGACATGGGCATTACACAGCGAATATGTCAAGCAGGAGACCTGATTGGGATTAGGGTTTTGGATCATATCATCTTCACCAATGAAGGCCATTTATCAATGATGGAAAACAACATGCTTGGAGGGGAAATAAATGAACGAATATTGCTTTAA
- a CDS encoding helix-turn-helix transcriptional regulator, whose protein sequence is METFWDRLRGLMEIHRISYSELSTQMDLSPSYLSAAIARNNEPRAEFAYRVAKKFGVSLSWLIAGEDENAIDVKFAPVVQDDRVMEIAYNLHNCSEEYITIIEQLVAHEFSHAKKS, encoded by the coding sequence ATGGAAACATTCTGGGATAGATTAAGAGGCCTTATGGAAATACACAGAATTTCCTATTCAGAACTGAGCACACAAATGGACTTGAGCCCATCATACCTTTCTGCGGCAATTGCAAGAAACAATGAGCCGAGAGCAGAATTCGCATACAGGGTCGCAAAGAAATTTGGTGTTTCACTTTCTTGGCTGATAGCCGGAGAAGACGAAAATGCAATTGACGTGAAGTTCGCTCCTGTTGTCCAAGACGACAGGGTCATGGAGATTGCTTACAACCTTCACAACTGCAGTGAGGAATACATCACAATCATTGAACAACTGGTAGCTCATGAATTTTCTCACGCGAAGAAGAGTTAA
- a CDS encoding ERF family protein — MANQIFEAMAEVMKDVDAIKKGQQNKSQGFKFRGIDDVYNAVHPIFAKHGVFTVPTVLSERTEERQTRNGGNLIYRILTMKYTFFASDGSSVEAVVIGEGMDSGDKGANKGMAIAHKYALLQTLCIPTEDMIDPDSEVQEPSKKVTSPPQGNRPQPVKRPAPKQGFDPKSASMEEVKSNVEKIFDEKNAIKKVPQNIFTVNLAWGNILRLCDGDKLTAKGLFEQFGAPTSQDITYSIYSQVYDAIQNPDGEQGPELFEGDDLGDVPFESSENIA; from the coding sequence ATGGCTAATCAGATTTTCGAGGCTATGGCTGAGGTCATGAAAGATGTAGATGCTATCAAGAAAGGCCAACAAAACAAATCTCAGGGATTCAAGTTCAGAGGGATTGATGATGTTTACAATGCAGTCCATCCGATATTCGCAAAGCATGGAGTGTTCACCGTTCCTACCGTTCTCAGTGAGAGGACGGAGGAAAGGCAGACCAGAAACGGTGGCAATCTTATCTACCGGATTCTGACCATGAAGTACACCTTCTTTGCCTCTGATGGCTCTAGCGTTGAAGCTGTGGTTATTGGTGAGGGTATGGACTCTGGAGACAAGGGAGCTAACAAGGGCATGGCAATCGCTCATAAGTATGCACTCCTCCAGACGCTCTGCATTCCAACCGAGGACATGATTGATCCAGACAGCGAGGTACAGGAACCGAGCAAGAAGGTGACAAGTCCTCCACAGGGAAACAGGCCGCAACCGGTGAAGAGACCTGCTCCCAAGCAGGGATTCGACCCGAAGTCCGCTTCAATGGAAGAGGTCAAGAGCAATGTGGAGAAGATCTTTGATGAAAAGAACGCAATCAAGAAAGTTCCTCAGAATATCTTCACAGTTAACTTGGCATGGGGGAATATCCTCCGCCTCTGTGATGGCGACAAGCTGACTGCAAAGGGCTTGTTTGAGCAGTTCGGAGCACCTACCTCTCAGGATATTACCTACAGTATCTACTCCCAGGTCTACGATGCAATCCAGAACCCAGACGGAGAGCAAGGGCCGGAGCTGTTTGAGGGTGACGACCTTGGTGATGTTCCGTTCGAGTCAAGTGAGAACATCGCATGA
- a CDS encoding single-stranded DNA-binding protein encodes MADMCTIMITGRLTGDSEIKYAGQTPILKFTVAVGRYEKGQTASSFFDVVQFSRAAESLTGKLTKGKPVVVRGEMRQEFWNANDGSRRSKWVLYADSFGVQPLYLTEGGSGGSGGYSGQEYSNGDNNQGYNNSYAGQFEDDEIPF; translated from the coding sequence ATGGCAGATATGTGTACGATCATGATAACAGGAAGGCTCACTGGTGACAGTGAAATCAAGTATGCAGGTCAGACCCCGATTCTGAAATTCACTGTTGCTGTAGGCCGATATGAGAAGGGACAGACAGCTTCATCGTTCTTTGATGTGGTGCAATTCTCAAGAGCTGCTGAATCACTGACCGGCAAGCTGACCAAGGGCAAACCGGTGGTGGTCAGAGGGGAAATGAGACAGGAATTCTGGAATGCCAACGATGGTTCAAGACGTAGCAAATGGGTCTTGTATGCGGATTCATTCGGAGTCCAACCACTCTATCTCACAGAAGGCGGTTCTGGTGGCTCTGGTGGCTACAGTGGGCAAGAGTATTCCAATGGTGATAACAACCAAGGTTACAACAATTCATATGCAGGGCAGTTTGAGGATGATGAAATACCGTTCTAG
- a CDS encoding recombination protein NinG yields the protein MPSAREKALKEFQRYRRYVCADANGYAKCVSCGKIGHVSKMDGGHYESRKTRATELDADNVWAQCKYCNGPLSGNHIAYRNRLLSLIGLERLQRVEDMAMASKGSEEAMERLSEADRLLVTTKKKDKEYLELAKLYKKLADEIAKEKVIK from the coding sequence GTGCCAAGTGCGAGAGAGAAGGCGTTGAAGGAGTTCCAGAGGTACAGGCGGTATGTTTGTGCTGATGCGAATGGTTACGCAAAATGTGTTTCCTGCGGGAAAATCGGACATGTCTCCAAGATGGACGGTGGTCACTACGAAAGTCGAAAAACACGAGCAACTGAGTTGGACGCTGACAACGTATGGGCACAGTGCAAATATTGTAATGGCCCGTTATCTGGAAACCATATTGCGTACAGAAATCGCCTTCTCTCTCTCATTGGCCTTGAAAGACTGCAGAGAGTAGAGGATATGGCAATGGCCTCCAAGGGTTCTGAGGAGGCAATGGAAAGATTGTCCGAGGCTGACCGGTTATTGGTCACGACCAAGAAAAAGGACAAGGAATATCTGGAATTGGCAAAGCTGTATAAAAAGCTTGCTGACGAGATAGCAAAGGAGAAGGTAATAAAATGA
- a CDS encoding Lin1244/Lin1753 domain-containing protein, whose product MKELFFFRHYMTELQNPAIAALYKKFGAKGYGMYWHLLERLYADEAHMLPNGVILEQSLASSLKLSRFTVRRILNTMRDLGLISKQGPFITCERVENEIRQVEKCRNRNRSPQAS is encoded by the coding sequence ATGAAAGAGCTATTCTTTTTTAGGCATTACATGACCGAGCTGCAAAATCCAGCGATTGCGGCATTGTATAAGAAATTCGGAGCGAAGGGTTACGGAATGTATTGGCATCTGCTTGAAAGATTGTATGCAGATGAAGCGCATATGCTCCCCAATGGCGTGATTCTTGAGCAGAGTCTTGCTTCCTCATTGAAGCTGAGCAGGTTCACTGTACGGAGAATCCTCAACACCATGAGGGACTTGGGGCTTATCAGCAAGCAAGGCCCATTCATCACTTGTGAGAGGGTGGAGAATGAGATCAGGCAGGTAGAAAAGTGCCGAAACAGAAACCGTAGCCCACAGGCTTCATGA
- a CDS encoding transposase, with protein MQSEEQRMRIKGIVRTIYDYQDIRIKMGNRLRFKKDGNDQKDNGTEMAINAEDIPSLVDAYDDSKDIEENLVKSLNKELKGIPVYDKFLKNVKGIGPMMAAVIISEYDIHKAHTISAMVQFTGLNPGLVKGRKMKDGKIVVTDDMIRGDKLTAGYLAPYNARLRTKMLGVLGSSFLKAKSPYAKFYYDYKNRLENEAREIEGREGKMWNETTAKHRHNAAIRFMMKAFIRDLYYAWREIEGLPTRCPYEEEYLGIKHHDYSKEKTA; from the coding sequence ATGCAATCAGAAGAACAGAGAATGAGAATCAAGGGAATCGTGAGAACCATCTATGATTATCAGGATATCAGGATCAAGATGGGCAATCGCTTACGGTTCAAGAAGGACGGGAATGACCAGAAGGACAATGGGACTGAAATGGCTATCAATGCCGAGGATATCCCCTCCCTGGTCGATGCCTATGATGATTCCAAGGATATTGAGGAGAATTTGGTTAAGTCCCTCAACAAGGAACTCAAGGGTATCCCTGTCTATGACAAGTTTCTCAAGAATGTTAAGGGTATCGGGCCGATGATGGCGGCTGTCATTATCTCCGAATACGATATTCATAAAGCCCATACCATCAGTGCAATGGTGCAGTTCACAGGACTTAATCCTGGGCTTGTGAAGGGCAGGAAGATGAAGGATGGGAAGATTGTAGTCACAGACGATATGATCCGTGGAGACAAGCTCACTGCAGGGTATCTTGCTCCCTACAATGCAAGGCTGAGAACGAAGATGCTTGGGGTGCTTGGCTCTTCATTCCTCAAGGCAAAAAGCCCTTATGCCAAATTCTACTATGACTATAAGAACCGTCTGGAGAATGAGGCAAGGGAGATTGAGGGGCGTGAGGGTAAGATGTGGAATGAGACCACAGCCAAGCACCGGCACAACGCAGCTATCCGGTTCATGATGAAAGCATTCATCAGAGACCTGTACTACGCTTGGAGAGAGATTGAGGGACTTCCTACCAGATGTCCATATGAGGAAGAGTATCTGGGTATTAAACACCATGACTATAGTAAGGAGAAAACAGCATGA
- a CDS encoding helix-turn-helix transcriptional regulator produces MRDYSVMKQWLIERVEETSCREVGRVLGMNHSTIGKLCSGAISLPRLDTLLKIEEAMGNEDSDPIEEYDYVAVIADEEKETIHINTNIDEAEKSLSLMAVAIGQMAVDLNLPEAFYLGIIASSYKNVKTKRETA; encoded by the coding sequence ATGAGAGATTATAGCGTGATGAAGCAGTGGCTGATAGAGAGAGTTGAAGAGACAAGTTGTCGTGAGGTAGGAAGAGTGCTTGGGATGAACCACTCAACAATAGGAAAGCTCTGCAGTGGGGCAATATCTTTACCAAGACTGGATACCTTGTTGAAGATCGAGGAGGCTATGGGTAATGAAGACTCTGATCCTATTGAAGAATATGACTACGTAGCAGTGATTGCAGATGAAGAGAAAGAAACTATTCACATAAACACAAACATTGACGAAGCTGAGAAAAGCCTTTCCTTGATGGCTGTTGCTATAGGGCAAATGGCTGTTGACTTGAATCTTCCAGAAGCATTCTATCTTGGTATCATAGCTTCATCGTACAAGAATGTGAAAACAAAGAGGGAAACAGCGTGA